One Cynocephalus volans isolate mCynVol1 chromosome 5, mCynVol1.pri, whole genome shotgun sequence DNA window includes the following coding sequences:
- the POM121L2 gene encoding POM121-like protein 2 — MGSYLSKPGPSPLSPAQMRADLPERSMNRRPARPLHHVHRVQHVHRAHPAPRHRPARRPPNWDPASPTAGVVNEAWRRFPMKRPQNSVVGPLPSDWWESYLKRTIWSLRHPRATWSPVTIKITPPEGKVPSPISPPRVIHSAGFSSSEEIPDPGAKETVLRALRECRKGRMRLEEPLFPESLDSKRKSPGPRSSAFKPLIKNGVLTSFVPRPGPLKRSLHSWSSDHSLDEKPSCSSMSFLPSIHTGGPLSSKRSSVTSSYSSSRDFSEPWKGSVTSASLPTPEWPVRKKEKGYQSYSQVSLVSDNEFPGESVSSGQQNQKMSLPLSRPENLLSLTPSTQLDFAVPDEDLTLGKKTGLQLINKAREDTTEATTNPLPETWPAIQPSLSLTLPSSGTAPTQGTNPQLEISEKMQKSPGLLASPQSTGEATSVAHAPPKRPRLSTPHGCSQLDSVPGTSTDSKPTATFILLTSTPPTSPVTDTTWPPSTSQDDRSAVPPDPPAISFTTPTTQSTLFGMMSSPTSHLLSSVPPAATSAHLMLKPILGTAHNSEVGGSLYSRVSNTASGSSNSSISTTPGILMSTFKSIFGSTETLKAMPIIAPFSSKQTSPPFTPASTHLFHGLDNATPLVVSTAPASTSKDSAYKPPLDFGVVSVTSNMGNTYSVPSTCHTFLLGDAQAFKAGFSPATRFIFPQSHHPTTPPVHTITGFSQVLPSAVQISPSRSTANLRGMSSPLSASALVPTSWPASSPSISNLTPPFTIPLGSSSRPPFPLSSGSAFQSTFGVTNGQKQGAPQSALSPSFSSSVLIKNSAVASPTSMSTLARPAFSSTMQSAFKGLTPLASTFHTPASIRQDFGSTPAGFPFGRAITTGLGVVTQTQRSGACGSVFGSTAPRPFAFGGLVTPMDCGECGISVTAPDKSASSGAFSIGGVPSVTTRTVNPFRKSWSQNTQGLPNQKTPLALGRASISAKKPIFGAPSMAPFAQRLFVPRPVKAGSSLGFGMTSPPAQVSDGRGPFRSSAPSFSTGAKSKTLKIREQGHSRRHHAHQK; from the coding sequence ATGGGCAGCTACCTGAGCAAGCCGGGACCCTCGCCGTTGTCCCCAGCCCAGATGCGCGCCGACTTGCCCGAGAGGTCGATGAACCGCCGGCCAGCTCGGCCCCTTCACCATGTCCATCGGGTTCAGCACGTCCACCGCGCCCACCCCGCCCCGCGGCACAGACCTGCCAGGAGGCCGCCTAACTGGGATCCTGCCAGTCCAACCGCAGGGGTGGTCAACGAGGCTTGGAGGCGCTTTCCCATGAAGAGGCCCCAGAATTCCGTCGTGGGGCCTCTTCCCTCAGACTGGTGGGAAAGTTATCTCAAGCGGACTATTTGGTCTCTTAGGCACCCCAGGGCAACATGGAGCCCGGTGACCATCAAAATCACTCCTCCTGAGGGGAAAGTGCCCTCGCCAATTTCCCCGCCACGTGTAATCCACTCTGCAGGGTTCTCATCCTCCGAGGAGATCCCAGACCCAGGTGCAAAGGAGACAGTGCTGAGGGCCCTCAGAGAGTGCAGGAAAGGAAGAATGAGGTTGGAAGAACCGCTGTTCCCGGAGAGCTTAGACAGTAAGAGAAAGAGTCCAGGTCCTAGATCATCTGCATTTAAGCCCCTGATTAAAAATGGAGTCCTCACTTCTTTTGTGCCCAGGCCTGGACCTCTGAAGAGAAGCCTCCACTCCTGGAGTTCAGATCACAGCTTGGATGAAAAGCCCAGTTGCTCCTCCATGAGCTTCTTGCCCAGCATACACACAGGTGGCCCCCTCAGCTCTAAAAGAAGTTCTGTTACCAGCTCTTACAGCTCTTCCAGAGATTTCTCAGAGCCTTGGAAGGGAAGTGTTACCAGTGCATCACTCCCGACACCAGAGTGGccagtaagaaagaaagagaaaggttaTCAGTCTTATTCTCAAGTCTCACTGGTATCAGACAATGAGTTCCCAGGAGAATCTGTAAGTTCTGGTCAGCAAAATCAGAAGATGTCACTGCCGCTGTCTAGACCTGAGAACCTGCTATCCCTGACCCCCTCTACCCAGCTTGATTTTGCAGTCCCTGATGAAGACCTGACCTTGGGGAAGAAAACTGGGCTCCAGTTGATCAACAAAGCCAGAGAGGATACAACTGAGGCCACCACAAACCCTCTCCCTGAGACTTGGCCTGCCATTCAGCCTTCACTGTCTCTCACTCTGCCTTCTTCAGGGACAGCTCCAACCCAGGGCACAAATCCTCAGCTGGAAATCTCAGAGAAAATGCAGAAGTCTCCAGGTCTTCTGGCCTCCCCACAGTCTACAGGAGAAGCAACGAGTGTGGCCCATGCACCTCCGAAGAGACCCAGACTGTCAACCCCACATGGGTGCTCACAGTTAGATTCCGTTCCAGGTACCTCTACAGACTCAAAGCCTACAGCTACTTTCATCTTGCTGACCTCGACCCCTCCCACATCACCAGTCACTGACACCACCTGGCCACCTTCAACCTCTCAGGATGACAGGTCTGCCGTGCCCCCAGACCCACCTGCCATTAGCTTTACCACACCCACCACACAAAGTACTTTGTTTGGAATGATGAGTAGTCCAACCTCCCATCTTCTTTCATCTGTGCCTCCTGCTGCAACTTCTGCTCACCTCATGTTAAAACCGATTTTGGGGACCGCGCACAACAGTGAGGTTGGAGGTTCCTTATATTCCAGAGTTTCCAACACAGCTTCAGGATCTTCAAACTCTTCCATCTCCACAACTCCGGGCATCTTAATGTCCACCTTCAAGTCTATCTTTGGCAGCACAGAAACACTTAAAGCTATGCCCATAATAGCTCCTTTCTCCTCCAAGCAGACCTCTCCTCCATTTACTCCTGCTTCTACCCATCTCTTCCATGGCTTAGACAATGCCACTCCTTTGGTTGTGTCCACTGCCCCAGCCAGCACATCCAAAGACTCTGCTTATAAGCCACCTTTGGACTTTGGTGTAGTGAGTGTTACCAGTAACATGGGCAACACTTACTCTGTCCCTTCCACTTGTCACACTTTCTTGCTTGGGGATGCCCAGGCCTTTAAGGCTGGCTTCTCCCCAGCCACACGCTTCATTTTCCCACAATCCCACCATCCTACCACTCCTCCTGTACACACAATCACTGGCTTCAGCCAGGTTCTTCCTAGTGCTGTCCAGATATCCCCTAGCCGCAGCACTGCTAATCTCAGGGGTATGAGCAGCCCTCTGTCAGCCTCAGCCCTAGTACCCACAAGCTGGCCTGCATCGTCACCCAGCATCTCCAACCTGACCCCACCATTCACAATTCCCTTGGGGTCAAGCTCAAGGCCACCTTTCCCACTATCTTCAGGATCCGCTTTCCAGTCTACATTTGGGGTCACAAATGGGCAGAAGCAAGGGGCTCCCCAGTCAGCTCTTTCCCCAAGCTTCAGTAGTTCTGTCCTTATTAAGAACTCAGCCGTGGCATCCCCAACCTCAATGTCAACTCTAGCTCGGCCAGCTTTCAGCAGTACCATGCAGTCAGCCTTTAAGGGTTTGACACCCTTAGCCTCCACCTTTCACACGCCCGCCAGCATACGGCAAGACTTTGGCAGCACTCCAGCAGGTTTTCCCTTTGGTCGAGCTATCACAACTGGCCTTGGAGTTGTCACCCAGACCCAACGGAGTGGGGCTTGTGGCTCAGTGTTTGGCAGCACAGCCCCACGACCTTTTGCCTTTGGGGGATTAGTGACCCCTATGGACTGTGGGGAGTGTGGGATCAGCGTGACTGCCCCAGACAAGAGCGCCTCCTCTGGAGCTTTCAGCATTGGAGGAGTGCCAAGTGTGACCACTAGGACTGTGAACCCCTTTCGGAAAAGCTGGAGCCAGAACACCCAGGGCCTTCCCAACCAGAAGACACCTTTAGCCTTAGGGAGGGCCagcatttctgcaaaaaagcctATATTTGGGGCCCCCTCCATGGCCCCGTTTGCTCAGAGACTCTTTGTCCCTAGACCAGTTAAGGCAGGCAGCAGTCTTGGCTTTGGGATGACTTCTCCACCTGCCCAGGTCTCTGATGGGAGAGGACCTTTCAGATCATCAGCCCCTTCATTTTCCACTGGTGCAAAGTCAAAAACCCTAAAGATTAGGGAGCAAGGGCATTCCCGAAGGCATCATGCCCACCAGAAATAG